One region of Microbacterium sufflavum genomic DNA includes:
- a CDS encoding SDR family oxidoreductase has product MSGVSVKDRVALLTGASSGIGLATAQALAAAGCHVVAVARDEQRLAALAAEHPERVTTIAADVSEPQSAEDVVAETLRRHGRLDIVLPNAGIYLGGDLADATVAQIAAVVATNVTGVMALVRAALPPLLAQGSGDILVTSSVSGHQDIEWEPVYSASKHAVQSFVHTVRRQYADSGVRIGAIAPGVVLNPLWGFAHGSPEEAERIAEGTGIRSSDVADAMLFMLTRPAHVVVRDLVLLPTGQPI; this is encoded by the coding sequence ATGAGCGGTGTGTCGGTGAAGGACCGGGTGGCGCTGCTGACCGGGGCGAGCTCGGGCATCGGGCTGGCGACCGCGCAGGCGCTCGCGGCAGCCGGCTGCCACGTGGTCGCTGTGGCGCGCGACGAGCAGCGGCTCGCGGCGCTCGCCGCGGAGCATCCGGAGCGGGTCACGACGATCGCCGCCGATGTGTCGGAGCCGCAGAGCGCCGAGGACGTCGTGGCCGAGACCCTGCGCCGCCACGGCCGCCTCGACATCGTGCTGCCCAACGCGGGGATCTATCTCGGCGGCGATCTCGCCGATGCGACGGTCGCTCAGATCGCAGCGGTGGTGGCCACCAACGTCACCGGTGTGATGGCGCTGGTGCGCGCGGCGCTCCCCCCGCTGCTGGCGCAGGGCAGCGGCGACATCCTCGTCACGAGCTCGGTGTCGGGGCACCAGGACATCGAGTGGGAGCCGGTGTACTCCGCCAGCAAGCACGCCGTGCAGTCGTTCGTGCACACGGTGCGTCGTCAGTACGCCGACAGCGGGGTGCGCATCGGGGCGATCGCGCCCGGGGTCGTCCTCAATCCGCTGTGGGGCTTCGCGCACGGCTCGCCCGAAGAGGCGGAGCGCATCGCCGAGGGCACGGGTATCCGGTCGTCGGACGTGGCGGATGCGATGCTGTTCATGCTGACCAGGCCGGCGCACGTGGTCGTGCGCGACCTGGTGCTGCTGCCGACCGGGCAGCCGATCTGA